One Bufo gargarizans isolate SCDJY-AF-19 chromosome 3, ASM1485885v1, whole genome shotgun sequence DNA segment encodes these proteins:
- the LOC122931805 gene encoding gastrula zinc finger protein XlCGF49.1-like, translated as MSASSEYGRDLKNKFNLSVHKEIQKEEQPFSCSERDNMFNVLSSFAQHQRNPTGEKPYSCSECEKTFTAKSRLLKHLRIHKKEKPFSCLECGKSFSRKSQLVDHQRTHTGEKPFSCQECGKLFKRKHHLEPHMRSHTGVKPFSCSECGKWFKSKHHLKIHLRTHTGEKPYLCLECEKYFADKGCLVKHLQIHIGEKPISCSECEDWMKGSQGHLIVT; from the coding sequence ATGTCTGCAAGTTCTGAATATGGGAGagatttaaaaaacaaatttaATCTTTCTGTGCACAAAGAAATTCAGAAAGAAGAacaaccattttcatgttctgaaagAGACAACATGTTTAATGTGTTATCAAGTTTTGCTCAACATCAGAGAAAtcccacaggagagaagccgtactcatgttcagaatgtgagaaaactTTTACTGCGAAATCACGTCTTCTTAAACATCTCAGAATTCACAAaaaagagaagccattttcatgtttagaatgtgggaaaagttttagTCGGAAATCACAACTTGTAgatcatcagagaactcacacaggagaaaagccattttcatgtcaggAATGTGGAAAGTTGTTTAAGCGTAAACATCATCTAGAACCACAtatgagaagtcacacaggagtgaagccattttcatgttcggaatgtgggaAGTGGTTTAAGAGTAAACATCATCTTAAGATACACCTGAGAACTCATactggggagaagccatatttatgttTAGAATGTGAAAAATATTTTGCTGACAAAGGTTGTCTTGTTAAACATCTCCAAATTCACATTGGGGAGAAGCCaatttcatgttctgaat